Proteins co-encoded in one Arachis hypogaea cultivar Tifrunner chromosome 11, arahy.Tifrunner.gnm2.J5K5, whole genome shotgun sequence genomic window:
- the LOC112722807 gene encoding nudix hydrolase 2 translates to MTAGNQEQQIELLTSTDDDHGGVIVELDKPMDSTTFVPILRASISHWKQQGKRGLWVKVPIHLVNLVEALVKEGFWYHHAEPNYLMLVHWIAESVNTIPANATHRVGVGALVSNEKGEILVVQEKTGHFQGTGYWKLPTGVVDEGEDINAAVVREVKEETGIDSEFVEVLAFRQSHKTFFEKSDLFFVCLLRPLTSDIKIQEVEIDAAKWMPFDEYAAQAWMEKYELMKHVNKIYLAKMNGWYSGLTPVSTTSLPSDDKISYLYLNAKGLKRCNSL, encoded by the exons ATGACAGCTGGGAATCAAGAGCAACAAATTGAACTACTAACATCGACCGATGACGATCATGGTGGTGTTATTGTTGAATTGGATAAGCCTATGGACTCCACAACCTTTGTCCCCATTCTCAGGGCTTCAATTTCACACTGGAAACAGCAG GGTAAGAGAGGCCTGTGGGTAAAAGTGCCTATTCATTTAGTCAATCTTGTTGAAGCTCTAGTTAAG GAAGGATTTTGGTATCACCATGCAGAACCAAATTATTTGATGCTTGTACATTGGATAGCTGAAAGTGTAAACACTATTCCAGCAAATGCCACACATCGAGTAGGGGTTGGTGCACTTGTTTCGAATGAAAAAGGAGAG ATCCTTGTGGTTCAAGAAAAGACTGGACATTTTCAAGGAACTGGATACTGGAAACTCCCTACTGGAGTTGTTGATGAG GGGGAAGATATTAATGCAGCGGTGGTAAGAGAGGTCAAAGAAGAAACAGGA ATTGACTCAGAGTTTGTGGAAGTATTGGCATTCAG ACAAAGTCACAAGACATTCTTTGAGAAGTCAGATCTATTTTTTGTGTGCTTGTTGCGGCCTCTTACTTCTGACATAAAAATACAGGAGGTTGAGATAGATGCTGCAAAG TGGATGCCATTTGATGAATATGCAGCTCAGGCTTGGATGGAGAAGTATGAACTTATGAAACATGTAAATAAAATATACTTGGCAAAGATGAATGGTTGGTATTCTGGATTAACTCCTGTATCTACAACATCACTGCCATCTGATGACAAAATCAGTTATCTCTACCTGAATGCCAAGGGCCTCAAGAGGTGCAATTCTTTGTAA
- the LOC112724077 gene encoding uncharacterized protein, with amino-acid sequence MIKGITDYQEKKKKAIDGCLFALMIIYFHLSENKGKKRAERPPKPWIANWTKEQLVERMTAEREKILGIVKMVETRAREKMKKKKEKKQEIKKTKKRKTSPTSSSETETTTDSDTSTSESETQEDSEDSGRKHSSKKGKKMDSRKRKQRQEESDSDSESESEPSDESEESSPAEKEKKKKKTKTTPKKTQPKKKKVVVEDSPPKEDQYFDGETYEISSDELDEWLRENVDKSAAEGENQPDLRSTEGRYVSSETIPAVNLGSDGPSSQGRTEQSSVNQPSQSMLSPADLNMMVVREQTPPGALAVVPNQVFVLASQTTTETDFEPTPMLQIEGTTETTPETPKQLQETTSTLPPAPTKIHPDAEDAAALLMMARTASYVPKIDPGVPSFSLGLTYSSQEGASTQETKRAKSPESANLIEQLDDLVQKIASSAAKGKNKSPQIQRETGGESFAKFQTPGGLYQITDDMKQKCYMWGTRLKEDADGNTNEYEEMCTLIGQGEYILMRMHLVSLQAKSDIESQAILE; translated from the exons atgatcaagggcatcacagactaccaggagaagaagaagaaggcaattgatggctgtctcttcgccctgatgataatatactttcatctttcagaaaacaaaggcaagaagagggctgaaagaccaccaaagccctggattgccaactggactaaggagcagttggtggaaagaatgactgcagaaagagagaaaattttg gggattgtgaagatggtggagacaagagcaagagaaaaaatgaaaaaaaaaaaagaaaaaaaacaagaaataaaaaaaacaaaaaaaaggaagacgagtccaacatcgtcttcggagacagaaacaactactgacagtgacacttctacctctgagtctgagactcaagaagactcagaggattcaggAAGAAAACACTCCagtaaaaaggggaaaaa aatggactccagaaaaagaaagcagaggcaagaggagtcagattctgattcagaatctgaatctgaaccaagtgatga gagcgaagaatcatcacctgcagagaaggagaagaaaaagaaaaaaacaaaaacaacaccaaaaaa aacacaaccaaaaaagaaaaaagttgttgtggaggattcacctcctaaagaagatcaatactttgacgg tgagacatatgaaatatcaagtgacgaaCTAGATGAATGGCTAAGGGAAAATgttgataaatctgctgcagaggg ggagaaccaacctgacctgcgatcgacagaaggtcgctatgtgtcatctgaaac aataccggctgtgaacttgggaagtgatggtccttcctctcaagggcgcacagaacagagtagtgtaaaccagccgtcacagagcat gttgagtccggctgatttgaatatgatggttgtgagggaacagaCACCGCCGGGTGCACTTGCAGT agtcccgaaTCAGGTTTTTGTGCTGgcatcccaaacaaccactgagacagattttgaaccaacccctatgctacagattgaagggactacagaaac cactcctgaaacccccaaacaacttcaagagaccacatccacgcttcccccagctccaactaaaat tcatccagacgcagaagacgctgctgccctgttgatgatggcacggacagcatcctatgttcctaaaatagatccaggggtgccatcattcagccttggattgacttattcaagccaggagggggcgTCAACGCAGGAGACAAAAAGGGCAAAATCTCCAGAATCTGCAAATTTGATAGAACAATTGGACGATTTGGTCCAAAAAATAGCAAGCAGTGCGGCGAAGGGAAAAAAcaaaagtccacaaattcagagggagactgggggagaaagtttTGCAAAGTTTCAAACTCCTGGGGGATTATATCAGATtacggatgatatgaaacaaaagtgctacatgtgggggacgagactgaaggaagatgcagatggcaatactaacgagtatgaggagatgtgcactctgattggccaaggagaatacattttgatgagaatgcaccttgtatccctccaggcaaaaagtgatatagaatctcaggcaatattagaataa
- the LOC112722808 gene encoding nuclear transcription factor Y subunit B-3, which produces MMGESDNESGGQGGNEFSSSSGGSGLCREQDRLLPIANVGRIMKKALPANAKISKEAKETVQECVSEFISFITGEASDKCQKEKRKTINGDDLLWAMTTLGFEDYVEPLKIYLHKYREMEGDKTPIVGGGRQHHSDDHAGDDAATAGALYGGVPSTMMMMMGGHVYGSANNGSASSGRTTR; this is translated from the coding sequence ATGATGGGTGAGTCAGATAACGAGTCAGGAGGTCAAGGAGGGAACGagttctcatcatcatcaggaggTAGTGGACTATGCAGAGAACAGGACCGCCTTCTTCCGATTGCCAACGTCGGCAGAATCATGAAGAAGGCACTTCCGGCGAACGCCAAGATCTCAAAGGAGGCCAAAGAGACGGTGCAAGAGTGCGTTTCTGAGTTCATAAGCTTCATAACAGGGGAAGCTTCTGACAAGTGccagaaggagaagaggaagaccATCAACGGTGATGATCTCTTGTGGGCCATGACTACGCTCGGATTCGAGGATTATGTGGAGCCTCTCAAGATTTATCTCCATAAGTACAGGGAGATGGAAGGTGACAAGACTCCCATCGTTGGTGGCGGCAGACAGCACCACTCTGATGATCACGCCGGTGATGACGCTGCCACCGCCGGAGCCCTTTATGGTGGTGTGCCTTCtactatgatgatgatgatgggggGACACGTGTATGGATCTGCGAATAATGGATCAGCATCTTCTGGAAGAACTACTAGGTAG